One Halobacterium zhouii genomic region harbors:
- a CDS encoding DUF5795 family protein has translation MAENRVVQGRMVTPKRLAELVEGESVMDAEPIEDADRECPDCGGDVLRVGYMPSVTEFVTGYKCQDCDWSEREE, from the coding sequence ATGGCCGAGAATCGAGTCGTGCAGGGGCGAATGGTGACGCCCAAACGCCTCGCCGAACTCGTCGAGGGTGAGTCCGTGATGGACGCCGAACCAATCGAGGACGCCGACCGCGAGTGCCCGGACTGCGGCGGTGACGTGCTCCGCGTCGGCTACATGCCCTCCGTCACCGAGTTCGTCACTGGCTACAAGTGCCAGGACTGCGACTGGAGCGAGCGCGAGGAGTGA
- a CDS encoding DUF5794 domain-containing protein, with protein MSSSRHPIALRLEQQVGGATRLLATVMLLPLVDGIFAALVLAGALETPVGIAQVGLLVFGGSATLAVILAEMDQNPREQATSVLAVGIPLIVIAATEAALAPTIRTVVDIPTFERFAGLVILAIAAKTASSTIGEYLPSPGIIIGLGFVASLQPNQIAFVVAHDVGLMLRAAAAAGIAVAFALAVVALQPYLRRIVDIDRFRFGSAVALGTLALSIFHVVPSNAPLGVFAIAALLAFDPDGENAPADASSDTPGDTPTVSTDAPAVSTDGGNDAESEDPSTYGYPSEDSTEERAPWL; from the coding sequence ATGAGTAGCTCACGGCACCCAATCGCACTCCGTCTGGAGCAACAGGTGGGGGGCGCGACGCGCCTCCTCGCGACGGTCATGTTGCTCCCGCTGGTCGACGGCATCTTCGCAGCGCTCGTGCTCGCGGGCGCACTCGAGACGCCCGTCGGCATCGCGCAGGTCGGACTGCTCGTCTTCGGTGGGAGCGCGACGCTCGCCGTCATCCTCGCAGAGATGGACCAGAACCCGCGGGAGCAAGCGACGAGCGTGCTCGCCGTCGGCATCCCGCTGATCGTCATCGCTGCGACGGAAGCCGCGCTCGCCCCGACAATTCGGACCGTCGTCGACATCCCGACGTTCGAGCGCTTCGCCGGACTGGTCATCCTCGCCATCGCCGCGAAGACCGCGAGTTCGACCATCGGCGAGTACCTCCCCTCGCCCGGAATCATCATCGGCCTCGGGTTCGTCGCGAGCCTCCAACCGAACCAGATCGCGTTCGTCGTGGCACACGACGTCGGATTGATGCTCCGGGCTGCGGCCGCCGCGGGAATCGCAGTCGCGTTCGCGCTCGCGGTCGTCGCGCTCCAGCCGTACCTCCGCCGCATCGTCGACATCGACCGCTTCCGCTTCGGGAGCGCGGTCGCCCTCGGCACGCTCGCGCTCTCGATCTTCCACGTCGTGCCGTCGAACGCGCCTCTCGGCGTGTTCGCCATCGCGGCGCTGCTCGCGTTCGACCCGGACGGCGAGAACGCGCCCGCCGACGCGTCGAGCGACACGCCGGGGGACACGCCGACGGTGTCGACCGACGCGCCAGCGGTGTCGACGGACGGTGGCAACGACGCCGAGAGCGAGGATCCGTCGACGTACGGCTACCCCAGCGAGGACAGCACGGAAGAGCGCGCGCCCTGGCTCTGA
- the guaB gene encoding IMP dehydrogenase translates to MANEHPDGQFSQKLRVPEALTFDDVLLRPRESRVEPDDADVSTQVSTNVTLNVPVLSAAMDTVTEAELAVAMAREGGLGVLHRNMDVSETGAAIEQVKRADELVIRRENVVTATPDQTVSDVDAMMERASVSGAPVVDEDDKVLGIISGTDIRPYLEVGESDTVREAMTDEVITAPEDIDARDALELMYEHKIERVPIVDDDNHLVGLVTMQGILARREHENAARDDDGRLRVGVAVGPFEADRATAADDADADVLFIDCAHAHNQNVIESAREIQAAVDADVVVGNVGTREAAQEVVDFADGVKVGIGPGSICTTRVVTGAGMPQITAVSEVADVAVEHDVPVIADGGIRYSGDAAKAIAAGADAVMLGSYFAGTDEAPGRVITMNGKRYKQYRGMGSVGAMQSGGGDRYLKEEDEDEEFVPEGVEAATPYKGSLASELHQLVGGIQSGMGYVGASTLPEFKERAEFVRVSSAGQTEGHPHDVMITDEAPNYSPQNE, encoded by the coding sequence ATGGCGAACGAACATCCGGACGGTCAGTTCTCGCAGAAACTCCGCGTCCCCGAAGCGCTCACGTTCGACGACGTACTGCTCCGACCGAGAGAGAGCCGCGTCGAACCCGACGACGCCGACGTCAGCACGCAAGTGTCCACGAACGTCACCCTCAACGTCCCCGTGCTCTCGGCCGCGATGGACACAGTCACCGAAGCTGAACTCGCCGTCGCGATGGCCCGCGAGGGAGGGCTCGGCGTCCTCCACCGCAACATGGACGTCTCCGAGACCGGCGCGGCGATCGAGCAGGTGAAACGCGCTGACGAGCTCGTCATCCGCCGCGAGAACGTCGTGACGGCCACGCCCGACCAGACCGTCAGCGACGTGGACGCGATGATGGAGCGGGCGAGCGTCTCCGGCGCGCCCGTCGTCGACGAGGACGACAAGGTGCTCGGCATCATCTCGGGTACCGACATCCGGCCGTACCTCGAGGTCGGCGAGTCCGACACCGTTCGCGAGGCGATGACCGACGAGGTCATCACCGCACCCGAGGACATCGACGCGCGCGACGCCCTCGAGTTGATGTACGAGCACAAGATCGAGCGCGTCCCCATCGTGGACGACGACAACCACCTCGTCGGCCTCGTCACGATGCAGGGCATCCTCGCGCGCCGCGAACACGAGAACGCCGCGCGAGACGACGACGGCCGGCTCCGGGTCGGCGTCGCCGTCGGCCCGTTCGAGGCGGACCGCGCCACCGCTGCCGACGACGCGGACGCCGACGTGTTGTTCATCGACTGCGCGCACGCGCACAACCAGAACGTCATCGAGTCCGCCCGCGAGATCCAGGCGGCCGTCGATGCGGACGTCGTCGTCGGCAACGTCGGAACGCGCGAGGCCGCCCAGGAGGTCGTGGACTTCGCTGACGGCGTGAAGGTCGGTATCGGTCCGGGCTCCATCTGCACCACTCGCGTCGTCACGGGCGCAGGGATGCCCCAGATTACTGCCGTCTCGGAGGTCGCGGACGTCGCGGTCGAACACGACGTCCCCGTCATCGCGGACGGCGGCATCCGGTACTCCGGCGACGCCGCGAAGGCCATCGCCGCCGGCGCGGACGCCGTGATGCTCGGGTCGTACTTCGCTGGCACCGACGAAGCCCCGGGTCGCGTCATCACGATGAACGGCAAGCGCTACAAGCAGTACCGCGGCATGGGTTCGGTCGGCGCGATGCAGTCCGGCGGAGGCGACCGCTACCTCAAGGAAGAAGACGAAGACGAGGAGTTCGTTCCCGAGGGCGTCGAGGCCGCGACGCCGTACAAGGGCTCGCTCGCCTCGGAGCTCCACCAGCTCGTCGGCGGCATCCAGTCCGGCATGGGGTACGTCGGCGCGTCCACGCTCCCCGAGTTCAAGGAACGCGCGGAGTTCGTGCGCGTCTCCAGTGCGGGCCAGACCGAGGGCCACCCGCACGACGTGATGATCACGGACGAAGCGCCGAACTACAGCCCGCAGAACGAGTAG